A part of Muntiacus reevesi chromosome 12, mMunRee1.1, whole genome shotgun sequence genomic DNA contains:
- the LOC136144769 gene encoding cyclin-Y-like protein 1 has protein sequence MKVSPGQLTKKYSSCPTIFLDDRTVSQPNLRTTIKCDANRSLDIFDERSHPLTRERVLEEYFKHDPEHKFIYRFVHTLFSAARLTAECAIVTLVYLERLLTYAEIDICPTNWKRIVLGAILLASKVWDDQAVWNVDYCQILKDITVEDMNEMHRHFLELLQFNIHVPASVYAKYYFDLCFLADDKNLSFLIAPLSKERAQSLEAISRLCEDEYSRVAVRRSFSADNFIGIQRSNAILS, from the exons ATGAAG GTATCTCCAGGGCAGCTTACTAAAAAGTATAGCTCATGCCCAACCATATTTCTAGATGACAGGACAGTCAGCCAGCCTAATCTTAGAACCACAATAAAATG tGATGCCAACAGATCTTTGGACATTTTTGATGAGAGATCACATCCACTCACA cgaGAAAGGGTTCTGGAGGAGTACTTTAAGCATGATCCTGAACACAAATTCATTTACAGATTTGTTCATACTCTTTTCAGTGCCGCCCGGCTGACTGCTGAATGTGCAATAGTGACTTtg GTTTACTTAGAAAGGCTTTTAACTTATGCTGAGATCGACATTTGCCCCACTAACTGGAAAAGAATTGTTTTGGGAGCCATTCTTCTTGCCTCCAAGGTTTGGGACGATCAGGCTGTTTGGAATGTGGACTACTGCCAGATCCTAAAGGACATTACAGTTGAGGACAT GAATGAGATGCACAGGCACTTTCTGGAGCTCCTTCAGTTTAATATTCATGTTCCCGCCAGTGTTTATGCCAAATACTACTTTGACCTTTGCTTCTTAGCAGATGACAAAAACCTGAGTTTTCTAATTGCTCCTCTTAGCAAAGAAAGAGCACAGAGCCTAGAG GCCATCTCCAGACTGTGTGAAGATGAATACAGCAGAGTTGCTGTGAGAAGGTCTTTCAGCGCTGATAATTTCATTGGTATTCAGCGCTCCAATGCCATCCTCTCATAA